A genomic stretch from Telopea speciosissima isolate NSW1024214 ecotype Mountain lineage chromosome 7, Tspe_v1, whole genome shotgun sequence includes:
- the LOC122666926 gene encoding uncharacterized protein LOC122666926 isoform X1: MDLSTEVKSPPCVSSVDYTVVHPLTSVMDTTDSSVKLQNTHPSHAHHHYNLSRAMFLRRSCHKYGNRYSWRNSGCHADTLSTLCKGASPLCDEKLSFKFASRCSSESGYHGDRRPFHRPERISSIPLAMTALSPDAVKMVCGICLKLLRHKAYALGNPLLSSDLSVAAILVCGHVYHADCLEQRTSEADRWDPPCPLCVEWPSKVDASRGQE; the protein is encoded by the exons ATGGATTTGTCAACCGAAGTG AAATCTCCCCCTTGTGTTTCTTCAGTCGATTATACTGTAGTACATCCTCTTACATCTGTTATGGATACCACAGATAGTTCTGTTAAGCTACAAAACACACACCCTTCACATGCACATCATCATTACAATCTTAGTCGAGCAATGTTCTTAAGACGGTCATGTCATAAATATGGAAATCGTTACTCTTGGCGAAACTCAGGTTGTCATGCTGATACATTAAGCACACTTTGCAAGGGTGCTTCTCCATTGTGTGACGAGAAACTCTCTTTCAAGTTTGCTAGTCGATGCAGCTCCGAGTCTGGATATCATGGAG ATAGAAGGCCTTTCCACAGGCCAGAAAGAATAAGTTCCATTCCCTTGGCAATGACTGCATTATCACCCGATGCAGTTAAGATGGTGTGTGGCATATGTCTGAAGCTGTTAAGGCATAAAGCTTATGCTTTGGGTAACCCACTGTTGTCTAGTGATCTGTCTGTTGCTGCAATTTTAGTTTGTGGTCACGTTTATCATGCAGACTGCTTGGAGCAGAGAACTTCTGAGGCAGACAGATGGGATCCCCCATGTCCATTGTGTGTTGAATGGCCATCGAAGGTGGATGCCTCAAGAGGCCAAGAATGA
- the LOC122668976 gene encoding glycerol kinase-like: MLKKEAFIGAIDQGTTSTRFIIYDQSYQVIGSHQMEFTQFFPQAGWVEHNPVEILESVRVCMSKAIDKATEDGHNLDSGLKAIGVTNQRETTVVWSKSTGLPLYNAIVWMDVRTSSICRRLEEQFPGGKYHFLETCGLPISTYFSAVKLLWLLENVDSVKRAVESGDALFGTIDTWLIWNLTGGSHSVDPTQNTVTGLHVTDVSNASRTMLMNLKTLDWDTPTLETLGIPSEILPKIVSNSEIIGNVAVGWPTAGVPIAGCLGDQHAAMVGQACRKGEAKSTYGTGAFILLNTGEEIIKSNHGLLSTIAYKLGPNAPTNYALEGSIAIAGAAVQWLRDSLGIIQTAPEIEDLANKVDNTGGIYFVPAFNGLFAPWWKDDARGVLVGITRFTNRSHIARAVLESICFQANDVLDSMHKDSKEKAGVTYEDFLLRVDGGASANNLLMQIQADLLGSPVIRPGDIETTALGAAYAAGLAVGVWTEDEIFSTVQLEAKATTFYPKLEEEQRKKKVESWYKAVTRSFELANLSL; the protein is encoded by the exons ATGTTGAAAAAGGAAGCTTTTATTGGGGCGATTGATCAAGGAACAACTAGTACGAGATTCATAATCTATGATCAATCATATCAAGTCATTGGGTCTCACCAGATGGAGTTCACTCAGTTCTTTCCTCAAGCTGG ATGGGTAGAACACAATCCGGTGGAGATTCTGGAGAGCGTGCGGGTTTGTATGTCGAAAGCTATTGACAAGGCGACAGAGGATGGGCACAACTTGGATAGTGGACTTAAGGCCATTGGAGTCACGAACCAGAGAGAGACTACGGTTGTCTGGAGTAAATCCACTGGTCTGCCGCTTTATAACGCTATTGTTTGGATGGATGTTCGAACCAGTTCTATTTGCAG GAGATTAGAGGAACAATTTCCAGGGGGGAAATACCATTTCTTGGAGACATGTGGACTGCCTATTAGCACTTATTTCAGTGCCGTTAAACTTCTGTGGCTTTTAGAAAATGTTGATTCTGTTAAGAGAGCCGTGGAATCAGGAGATGCTCTGTTTGGGACTATCGACACTTGGTTGATCTGGAACCTCACTGGAGGTTCTCATAGTGTTGACCCAACCCAGAATACTGTGACCGGTTTACATGTCACTGATGTCTCAAATGCATCTCGAACGATGCTCATGAATCTCAAGACTCTTGATTGGGATACACCCACATTGGAGACCTTGGGGATACCCAGTGAAATCCTTCCCAAGATTGTTAGCAATTCTGAAATCATTGGAAACGTAGCAGTCGGATGGCCTACGGCTGGTGTTCCGATTGCAGGCTGTCTTGGTGACCAACATGCAGCAATGGTGGGTCAGGCATGCCGAAAGGGGGAGGCAAAAAGCACCTATGGCACAGGTGCATTCATACTTCTTAACACTGGTGAGGAGATTATTAAATCAAATCATGGTCTCCTGAGCACCATTGCTTACAAACTTGGACCAAATGCACCGACGAATTATGCTTTAGAGGGCTCCATTGCGATTGCCGGAGCTGCAGTTCAGTGGCTCAGAGACAGCCTGGGCATTATTCAGACTGCCCCAGAGATTGAAGATTTGGCAAACAAAGTTGATAATACAGGTGGGATTTATTTTGTGCCCGCATTCAATGGGTTGTTTGCTCCATGGTGGAAAGATGATGCGAGAGGTGTGTTGGTTGGGATCACAAGGTTCACAAACAGGTCACACATTGCTCGAGCTGTTCTTGAGAGTATTTGTTTTCAGGCAAACGATGTGTTGGATTCAATGCACAAAGATTCAAAGGAAAAGGCAGGGGTTACTTATGAGGACTTTTTGCTCAGGGTTGATGGTGGTGCATCTGCCAACAATCTTTTAATGCAGATTCAG GCGGATTTGTTGGGGAGTCCAGTGATAAGGCCAGGTGATATAGAGACGACGGCTCTGGGTGCGGCTTATGCAGCTGGATTGGCTGTTGGTGTTTGGACAGAAGATGAAATTTTCTCAACAGTGCAGCTGGAAGCAAAAGCAACAACTTTCTATCCCAAACTGGAAGAGgaacagaggaagaaaaaggTGGAATCTTGGTACAAGGCTGTCACAAGAAGTTTTGAGTTGGCCAACCTTTCCCTTTAA
- the LOC122666926 gene encoding uncharacterized protein LOC122666926 isoform X2, protein MDLSTEVKSPPCVSSVDYTVVHPLTSVMDTTDSSVKLQNTHPSHAHHHYNLSRAMFLRRSCHKYGNRYSWRNSGCHADTLSTLCKGASPLCDEKLSFKFASRCSSESGYHGDCLEQRTSEADRWDPPCPLCVEWPSKVDASRGQE, encoded by the exons ATGGATTTGTCAACCGAAGTG AAATCTCCCCCTTGTGTTTCTTCAGTCGATTATACTGTAGTACATCCTCTTACATCTGTTATGGATACCACAGATAGTTCTGTTAAGCTACAAAACACACACCCTTCACATGCACATCATCATTACAATCTTAGTCGAGCAATGTTCTTAAGACGGTCATGTCATAAATATGGAAATCGTTACTCTTGGCGAAACTCAGGTTGTCATGCTGATACATTAAGCACACTTTGCAAGGGTGCTTCTCCATTGTGTGACGAGAAACTCTCTTTCAAGTTTGCTAGTCGATGCAGCTCCGAGTCTGGATATCATGGAG ACTGCTTGGAGCAGAGAACTTCTGAGGCAGACAGATGGGATCCCCCATGTCCATTGTGTGTTGAATGGCCATCGAAGGTGGATGCCTCAAGAGGCCAAGAATGA